The proteins below are encoded in one region of Engystomops pustulosus chromosome 8, aEngPut4.maternal, whole genome shotgun sequence:
- the LOC140074778 gene encoding uncharacterized protein: MSSPLLVLVVIVSSLNCDKMEKDAEDDIITDEEWRMIVEETEVFWPSKYGEVSCWPTLDTILEEPEDENDELEIEEESEDYGNEGIDTEEEMFYRRYRESSESFLSEEHGVIEAWTPLDTSLEESEEEIEVVSDDDGMEITDSEEEIFNRPSRHHVMRSWQTMDCLLSREHDVTEARPSAESLTSRWWIPKCLRRNSRSSNGRDTERRQTLRFLQSIFCCCNVQTLK; the protein is encoded by the exons ATGTCCTCTCCATTACTTG TATTGGTAGTGATAGTGAGTAGTCTGAATTGTGATAAAATGGAGAAAGATGCAGAGGACGATATAATCACAGATGAGGAATGGAGGATGATTGTGGAGGAGACTGAGGTTTTCTGGCCATCAAAATATGGAGAAGTCTCTTGTTGGCCAACTCTAGACACAATCCTAGAGGAACCTGAGGATGAGAATGATGAGCTGGAAATagaggaggagtctgaggacTATGGAAATGAGGGCATAGATACAGAAGAAGAGATGTTCTACAGGAGATATAGGGAATCCAGTGAGTCATTCCTATCTGAAGAACATGGTGTAATTGAGGCCTGGACACCTCTGGACACATCCTTAGAGGAATCTGAGGAGGAAATAGAGGTTGTGTCTGATGATGATGGAATGGAGATCACAGATTCAGAAGAAGAAATCTTCAACAGGCCTAGTAGACATCATGTAATGAGATCCTGGCAAACCATGGATTGTCTCCTGTCTAGAGAACATGATGTAACGGAAGCCCGGCCAAGTGCAGAATCTCTCACATCAAGATGGTGGATTCCAAAATGTTTAAGAAGAAACTCCCGCAGCAGCAATGGTCGTGATACAGAACGTCGCCAAACGTTAAGATTTCTTCAATCAATCTTCTGCTGCTGCAATGTACAGACATTGAAATAA